One Apodemus sylvaticus chromosome 16, mApoSyl1.1, whole genome shotgun sequence genomic region harbors:
- the Capsl gene encoding calcyphosin-like protein, whose product MAGTARHDREMAIQSKKKLSTATDPIERLRLQCLARGSAGIKGLGRVFRIMDDNNNRTLDFKEFLKGLNDYAVVMEKEEAEELFRRFDRDGNGTIDFNEFLLTLRPPMSRARKEVIMKAFRKLDKTGDGVITIEDLREVYNAKHHPKYQNGEWTEEQVFRKFLDNFDSPYDKDGLVTPEEFMNYYAGVSASIDTDVYFIIMMTTAWKL is encoded by the exons ATGGCAGGGACAGCACGCCATGACCGCGAGATGGCAATCCAATCCAAGAAAAAGCTCTCCACAGCCACAGACCCTATTGAAAGACTTCGGTTGCAGTGCCTGGCCAGGGGTTCTGCAGGCATCAAAGGACTGGGAAG AGTGTTTCGGATTATGGATGACAATAACAACCGAACCCTTGATTTCAAAGAATTTCTGAAAGGCTTAAATGACTATGCTGTGGTCatggaaaaagaagaagcagaagaactTTTCCGGAGATTCgatagggatggaaatggaacaATAGACTTCAATGAGTTTCTTCTCACATTAAGA CCTCCAATGTCCAGAGCCAGAAAAGAGGTaatcatgaaagcttttagaaAGTTAGACAAAACTGGAGATGGGGTTATAACCATCGAAGACCTTCGTGAAGTTTATAACGCCAAACATCATCCAAAGTATCAAAATGGGGAATGGACAGAAGAACAAGTCTTCAGGAAATTTCTGGATAACTTTGACTCACCCTATGATAAAGATGGATTG GTGACCCCTGAGGAATTCATGAACTACTATGCAGGTGTAAGTGCGTCCATTGACACAGATGTGTACTTCATCATCATGATGACGACTGCCTGGAAGCTCTAG